The Conexivisphaera calida genome includes a region encoding these proteins:
- a CDS encoding archease has protein sequence MRWYRELPHMSDALMEAYGRTMPEVFANAARAMMSIMLDVRRVRGALEERCEVQGDDVENLLYNWLECVLNKLQVDGNAFTRFHIDMDDRGTRLSAIMKGERYDPSRHGMGREVKAVTYHMMSVGRRDGLYYARFLLDL, from the coding sequence ATGAGGTGGTATAGGGAACTGCCGCACATGTCGGACGCGCTGATGGAGGCATATGGTAGGACCATGCCCGAGGTGTTCGCTAACGCCGCCAGGGCCATGATGTCTATAATGCTGGATGTGCGGAGAGTGCGCGGGGCGCTCGAGGAGCGGTGCGAGGTCCAAGGCGACGATGTGGAGAACCTGCTGTACAACTGGCTGGAGTGCGTCCTGAACAAGCTGCAGGTGGATGGAAACGCCTTCACGAGATTTCACATAGATATGGACGACCGGGGCACGAGGCTCTCCGCCATAATGAAGGGGGAGCGCTACGATCCCTCCAGACACGGAATGGGCAGGGAGGTGAAGGCAGTGACTTACCATATGATGTCCGTGGGAAGGCGCGATGGCCTTTACTACGCCAGGTTCTTACTGGACCTCTGA
- a CDS encoding DUF4382 domain-containing protein: MNRASVVVIAIVVVAALAGAALYYHYSQGTVEVYVQGDPSFAVYITVSSVMLHSESGGWITLSNSSTTVQLTNSPQLLTSSTIPAGNYTELRMVVSSAEVTIGLVNVTASVPSGVLKIPIIRGGLHVTGGSTAKLEVLMGPHLVSTGNGQYMLSPVVTAEQIS; the protein is encoded by the coding sequence ATGAATCGCGCGTCCGTGGTGGTAATAGCCATCGTGGTGGTTGCAGCGTTGGCGGGCGCCGCGCTCTATTATCACTATTCACAGGGAACTGTCGAAGTCTATGTGCAGGGAGATCCATCGTTCGCTGTCTACATTACGGTGTCATCGGTCATGCTGCACTCGGAATCCGGTGGATGGATAACGTTGAGTAATTCGTCTACTACCGTGCAGCTGACGAACTCGCCCCAACTGCTCACATCTTCGACGATCCCGGCCGGCAATTACACGGAGCTGAGGATGGTGGTATCATCAGCTGAGGTCACCATTGGATTGGTTAACGTCACCGCATCGGTCCCGAGCGGAGTCCTGAAGATTCCGATAATCAGGGGCGGCCTGCACGTGACGGGCGGCTCCACTGCGAAGCTGGAAGTGCTGATGGGACCCCACCTGGTGTCAACCGGCAATGGCCAGTATATGTTGTCCCCAGTCGTGACTGCCGAACAAATCTCGTGA
- a CDS encoding phosphomannomutase/phosphoglucomutase has product MGIFRAYDVRGIYPHELGPELAARIGMSYGAIATSRGLRAIYIGRDARLTGPVLMAAFSSGAMASGLDVVDVGLVHTPLIYWLTARDRSREGVMITASHNPPEYNGVKISYSGKAYYYDNLYRDIESSLDGASPRAWDRAGSMSHEDHLEEYMEDVLRRSNRPENPLKVVVDSSNGSCWFARELLSRAGVEVIPVNMEPDGRFPRHVPDPLREEAYVDASRAVRSEGADLGVVFDGDCDRVGFVDELGNPIGGDAAAMVLAAHVLSGRPGSKVVLNVMMSKAVSDLVSSLGGIPVMVRVGHSFIQEALEREGAVFAAEISGHFYIADSYYGFDDAAYAALRFISALSSAGRRLSDLVRSLPRYYSSPESRFHCPDELKFRVVEELRRRYEAEGLRVIAMDGVRVEVEHGWWIVRASNTEPALVLRAEAKDPTSLDALTSRMQSDLASVMRDLGCGTPQGSGK; this is encoded by the coding sequence ATGGGGATCTTCAGGGCATACGACGTCAGGGGGATCTATCCCCACGAGCTGGGACCTGAGCTTGCGGCGAGAATAGGGATGTCGTACGGTGCCATAGCTACCTCCAGGGGGCTGCGCGCGATATACATTGGCAGGGATGCTAGGCTCACCGGGCCTGTGCTCATGGCGGCGTTCTCATCGGGCGCTATGGCCTCGGGACTTGACGTGGTAGACGTAGGGCTCGTGCACACGCCGTTGATCTACTGGCTGACTGCGAGGGACAGGTCCAGGGAGGGGGTCATGATCACGGCGTCGCACAATCCGCCGGAGTACAATGGAGTCAAGATATCATACTCAGGTAAGGCCTACTACTACGATAACCTCTACCGCGACATAGAGTCTTCGCTCGACGGCGCATCACCCCGTGCCTGGGATCGCGCGGGATCCATGTCACACGAGGATCACCTAGAGGAGTACATGGAGGACGTGCTGAGGAGGTCCAATCGTCCGGAAAATCCCCTCAAGGTGGTCGTCGATTCCAGCAACGGCTCCTGCTGGTTCGCGCGCGAGCTTCTCTCGCGCGCCGGTGTGGAGGTAATACCTGTGAATATGGAGCCCGATGGTAGATTCCCCCGCCACGTTCCTGATCCACTGAGGGAGGAGGCATACGTCGATGCATCACGCGCCGTGCGCAGCGAGGGCGCTGACCTCGGTGTAGTGTTCGACGGCGACTGTGACAGGGTGGGATTCGTGGACGAGCTGGGAAATCCCATAGGGGGCGATGCAGCGGCAATGGTGCTCGCCGCTCACGTGCTGTCTGGGAGGCCGGGCTCCAAGGTCGTGCTCAACGTCATGATGTCGAAGGCCGTCTCGGACCTCGTCAGCTCGCTGGGCGGGATCCCGGTGATGGTCAGGGTCGGGCACTCCTTCATCCAGGAGGCGCTGGAGAGGGAGGGTGCAGTGTTCGCCGCGGAGATAAGCGGACACTTCTACATAGCGGACTCCTACTATGGATTCGACGACGCCGCCTATGCCGCCCTACGCTTCATCAGCGCGCTTTCTAGCGCCGGGAGGCGTCTCTCGGACCTCGTGAGATCGCTTCCCAGATATTACTCGTCCCCCGAGTCCAGGTTTCACTGTCCAGATGAGCTGAAGTTCCGCGTGGTGGAGGAGTTGAGGCGTAGATATGAGGCAGAGGGACTACGTGTGATCGCGATGGACGGTGTCAGGGTGGAGGTGGAGCATGGCTGGTGGATAGTCAGGGCATCCAACACGGAGCCAGCGCTGGTCCTCAGGGCCGAGGCGAAGGATCCCACGTCACTTGACGCCCTGACCTCGAGGATGCAGTCCGACTTGGCTTCAGTGATGCGCGATCTCGGCTGCGGCACACCTCAGGGATCAGGTAAATAG
- a CDS encoding replication factor C small subunit: MATEAELMWVEKYRPRSLEDLADQEEVRARLEAMLKRPQEMPHLLFAGPPGTGKTTVALIVARTILGDSWKDYTLELNASDERGIDVVRERVKSFTRYVDLREGIPFKIVILDEADEMTSDAQTALRRIMEESSKVARFILTANYSSNIIEPIQSRCAVFRFVRMGEKDVVAFLERICKAEGCQYDEDALHLIYEYTQGDMRQAINQLQTAAAMGKVTLESVRQVFGIGRRSAVKDMVQLALGGDFASARKKLLELMRIYGMPEQDLLKFTFEEVMSLKDLDHAEAAKLFAEYDYRLGQGSNPEIQLSALLAELSALRKARST, from the coding sequence TTGGCCACCGAGGCTGAGTTGATGTGGGTTGAGAAGTACCGGCCCAGGAGCCTGGAGGACCTGGCGGATCAGGAGGAGGTCAGGGCGCGTCTTGAGGCAATGCTGAAGCGCCCGCAGGAGATGCCACACCTGCTGTTCGCGGGCCCCCCTGGGACCGGCAAGACAACCGTTGCGCTCATCGTAGCTAGGACCATCTTGGGGGACTCTTGGAAGGATTATACTCTGGAGCTGAACGCCTCAGACGAGAGGGGTATAGACGTCGTCCGGGAACGTGTGAAGTCGTTCACGCGCTACGTGGATCTGAGGGAGGGTATCCCGTTCAAGATAGTAATCCTAGACGAGGCGGATGAGATGACCAGCGACGCCCAGACGGCACTGAGGAGGATAATGGAGGAGTCGTCCAAGGTTGCCAGGTTCATCCTCACGGCCAACTACTCGTCGAACATCATTGAACCTATACAGAGCAGATGTGCTGTCTTCAGGTTCGTCAGGATGGGCGAGAAGGACGTGGTAGCTTTCCTAGAGAGGATCTGTAAGGCGGAGGGATGCCAGTACGACGAGGATGCCCTTCACCTAATATACGAATACACTCAGGGGGACATGAGACAGGCGATAAACCAGCTACAGACGGCTGCCGCCATGGGTAAGGTCACGCTGGAGTCGGTCCGTCAAGTGTTCGGGATAGGTAGACGTTCAGCGGTCAAGGACATGGTCCAGCTCGCACTGGGAGGGGACTTCGCGTCAGCCAGGAAGAAGCTTCTAGAGCTCATGAGGATCTACGGTATGCCGGAGCAGGATCTGCTGAAGTTCACGTTCGAGGAGGTTATGTCATTGAAGGATCTGGATCACGCGGAGGCCGCGAAACTCTTCGCGGAGTACGACTACCGGCTAGGGCAGGGCTCGAATCCTGAGATACAGCTGTCCGCGCTGCTCGCGGAGCTATCGGCGCTCAGGAAGGCGCGATCGACTTGA
- a CDS encoding DUF134 domain-containing protein: protein MYEHGWGWRRGRPPKPRIIRFTPQFSAFLPAKSYEGSAEAIVMTPDELEALRLVDYEGLLQEEAASLMGVSRGTVWRLVESGRRKLLSMVIEGRPLILMEVGAGGEIGRRA, encoded by the coding sequence ATGTACGAACATGGTTGGGGATGGAGGAGAGGAAGGCCCCCTAAACCCCGCATAATAAGGTTCACACCACAGTTCTCCGCCTTCCTCCCGGCCAAATCGTATGAAGGCAGCGCTGAAGCAATTGTCATGACGCCAGATGAACTGGAGGCGTTGAGGCTGGTGGACTACGAGGGTCTCCTGCAGGAGGAGGCCGCATCGCTCATGGGAGTATCGAGGGGAACCGTCTGGAGGCTCGTGGAGAGCGGGAGGAGGAAGCTGCTCAGTATGGTGATAGAGGGGCGGCCACTGATTCTGATGGAGGTGGGCGCCGGCGGCGAGATTGGTAGGAGGGCTTGA
- a CDS encoding DUF4382 domain-containing protein: MKSWEIAVLAIVVVVVVAGGAWYAMSTYRPATAPTAPMTYTVALTDPPVVPEGTTDLLINYSGVAVHTTEGGWIPNTKATGTVNLMALQNLSVVIANVNVSRDATVNIVRLYISNATIVVNGTSYPLMLPSGELTIPITNASRAAPGALVDLQPHVVEAYVGDQPVFIMAPAAVAVPLNYTAPPGTVMHVPNNMHEVLESARANVTVTSATLQVVGNETILSITVKNDGSTPVEVLGVDVKGPWSIEVPPITIETKDFSATINVEGARANMSLVFFANGTQLVPAVQRASEHMHVNWVLPPRAKAKWMGVEWSGNEDEFHQEMGRWANYMGGGSPPEMTIRGPNGSFNFTGGRAFNSTAPAPAPAMNGYNATFSGASYAEEWANALGYILQPNASVTFTYEGFITLGPHLKDSPMGPVNITIIPISGEDYTISVLTIPASNATTTTTVS, encoded by the coding sequence ATGAAGAGCTGGGAAATAGCAGTGCTGGCTATAGTGGTAGTGGTGGTCGTGGCTGGCGGCGCCTGGTACGCGATGTCGACGTACAGGCCCGCCACAGCGCCGACTGCACCCATGACGTACACCGTTGCGCTGACGGATCCGCCGGTGGTCCCTGAGGGCACTACCGATCTGCTGATCAATTACAGCGGCGTGGCCGTGCACACGACAGAGGGCGGCTGGATACCGAACACGAAAGCGACCGGCACGGTCAACCTTATGGCTCTCCAGAACCTGAGCGTCGTCATAGCGAACGTGAACGTGTCGCGCGACGCCACGGTGAACATCGTGCGCCTCTATATATCGAACGCGACCATAGTGGTCAACGGCACCTCATATCCACTCATGCTGCCGAGCGGCGAGCTAACCATACCGATAACGAATGCATCCCGCGCGGCCCCTGGGGCGCTGGTTGATCTCCAGCCGCACGTGGTAGAGGCATATGTCGGGGATCAGCCGGTGTTCATAATGGCGCCGGCCGCCGTCGCGGTGCCGCTCAACTACACGGCGCCGCCCGGCACGGTGATGCATGTGCCGAATAACATGCACGAGGTGTTGGAGAGCGCTAGGGCGAACGTGACAGTGACGTCCGCGACCCTGCAGGTCGTAGGCAACGAGACGATACTCAGCATTACGGTGAAGAACGATGGAAGCACCCCCGTGGAGGTGCTCGGCGTGGATGTGAAGGGTCCTTGGTCAATCGAGGTACCGCCGATCACGATAGAGACGAAGGACTTCTCCGCAACGATAAACGTGGAGGGCGCTAGGGCCAACATGAGCTTGGTGTTCTTCGCCAATGGAACTCAGCTGGTGCCCGCTGTGCAGAGGGCCTCCGAGCACATGCACGTGAACTGGGTCCTTCCGCCGAGGGCAAAGGCGAAGTGGATGGGTGTGGAATGGAGCGGCAACGAGGACGAGTTCCATCAGGAGATGGGAAGGTGGGCTAACTACATGGGTGGAGGTAGCCCGCCGGAGATGACGATAAGGGGGCCGAATGGATCATTCAACTTCACCGGCGGCAGGGCATTCAACTCCACCGCTCCAGCTCCGGCGCCGGCCATGAATGGGTACAACGCTACGTTCAGCGGTGCATCATACGCCGAGGAATGGGCCAACGCGCTGGGATACATCCTACAGCCGAACGCCAGTGTAACATTCACATATGAAGGCTTCATTACGCTGGGACCGCATTTGAAGGACTCCCCCATGGGCCCTGTTAACATAACCATAATCCCGATATCGGGCGAGGATTACACGATTTCTGTGCTCACGATACCCGCGTCCAACGCGACCACCACCACGACCGTCAGTTAA
- the tatA gene encoding twin-arginine translocase TatA/TatE family subunit, which yields MIGSATDIIIIIIVAVVLFAGANKIPELFHSMGRAVGEYKKGKVESEMELSKMTGAQGQSQAPAQAQATPSGSAGTDEKTRQLESQIAELQRQLQELKSKGGN from the coding sequence TTGATAGGCAGCGCCACCGACATAATAATCATAATCATAGTGGCGGTCGTGCTCTTCGCCGGCGCGAACAAGATACCGGAGCTCTTCCACTCCATGGGCAGGGCGGTGGGGGAGTACAAGAAGGGGAAGGTTGAGTCGGAGATGGAGCTCAGCAAGATGACGGGGGCCCAGGGCCAGTCGCAGGCCCCGGCGCAGGCACAGGCCACTCCCTCGGGCTCCGCCGGGACTGATGAGAAGACCAGGCAGCTGGAGTCGCAGATAGCCGAGCTCCAGAGGCAGCTCCAGGAGCTCAAGTCGAAGGGAGGGAACTAG
- a CDS encoding histidine--tRNA ligase, whose product MTELRLPRGLRDYAPENYELLELVRDAFVEEATLHGFQMMEPSSLELLSTLEAKSGPNVRDEIYHFVDKGGREVGLRFDLTVGLTRYYCSDRSLPKDLRLAAFADVWRYDEPQRGRYRWFYQWDVEIFGPRSPLADLEIVLLSNDLLSRLKVEVEFVVNDRKLTESIIRESGGENLSEEAVVEAFRALDKLDKRTKEDVMREYELKGHDPEILESVINRAESGDYELTDRLMKITALLRDMKVPFRVDPRLARGLDYYDSFVFEAKSTTHAELGSLVGGGRYDILTRIFGRPDSGATGAGGGVDRIVEAMRGIPRVRRKEVAVVYPSESEGYAVIVAETLRREGIAVHLPIHDKEVSIQRAFQDAAKKYDVLVMAGPKEAADGVVRIKMGPGDEILVPLRDAARELATTLGVWGKQ is encoded by the coding sequence TTGACAGAGCTGAGGCTCCCGCGGGGCCTCAGGGACTACGCCCCGGAGAACTACGAACTGCTGGAACTGGTGAGGGACGCGTTCGTCGAGGAGGCAACGCTACATGGATTCCAGATGATGGAGCCATCCTCCCTTGAACTCCTGTCCACACTGGAGGCCAAGAGCGGGCCGAACGTCCGCGATGAGATCTACCACTTCGTGGACAAGGGTGGAAGGGAGGTGGGGCTCAGGTTCGACCTCACCGTAGGCCTCACGAGGTACTACTGCTCCGACAGGAGTCTACCCAAGGACCTCAGGCTCGCGGCGTTCGCAGACGTCTGGAGATATGATGAGCCGCAGAGGGGAAGATACAGGTGGTTCTACCAGTGGGATGTGGAGATATTCGGACCGAGATCGCCGTTGGCAGATCTAGAGATAGTACTGCTCTCCAATGATTTGTTGAGTAGATTGAAGGTGGAGGTGGAGTTCGTGGTTAACGATAGAAAGCTGACGGAGTCCATAATACGGGAATCCGGGGGAGAGAATCTGTCGGAGGAGGCAGTGGTGGAGGCATTTAGGGCGCTCGACAAGCTGGATAAACGCACGAAGGAAGATGTGATGAGGGAGTACGAGCTTAAGGGCCATGATCCCGAGATACTGGAGAGCGTAATAAATAGGGCAGAATCAGGCGACTACGAGCTGACGGACCGTCTAATGAAGATCACGGCACTCCTCCGGGACATGAAGGTGCCGTTCCGCGTTGATCCCAGGCTTGCCAGAGGGCTAGATTACTATGATTCATTTGTGTTCGAGGCGAAGTCGACCACCCATGCCGAGTTAGGATCACTTGTAGGGGGCGGGAGATATGATATACTCACACGTATATTCGGGAGGCCGGACTCGGGGGCGACCGGCGCTGGAGGCGGTGTAGATAGAATAGTCGAAGCCATGAGGGGCATCCCCCGCGTAAGACGTAAGGAGGTCGCGGTCGTGTATCCGAGCGAGTCCGAGGGATATGCCGTGATCGTGGCAGAGACCCTAAGACGTGAAGGTATAGCTGTGCATCTACCGATTCATGATAAAGAGGTCAGCATTCAGAGGGCATTTCAGGATGCCGCCAAGAAGTACGACGTCCTGGTGATGGCCGGCCCGAAGGAGGCAGCTGATGGTGTCGTCAGAATAAAGATGGGACCGGGAGATGAGATACTCGTTCCTCTGCGGGACGCCGCCCGGGAACTTGCAACGACATTAGGGGTTTGGGGAAAGCAGTAA
- a CDS encoding NUDIX hydrolase, whose amino-acid sequence MRYPVRPEVGVGALVTLNGRVLLIKRSNPPGKGKWSVPGGHLELGENIYHAAARELEEETGVIGEPLGVVGISELIERDEHEVVLYHYVLVDVLIDPRTSPDKASARSDASDIVFISLNDALGMDLTNSARGLLERLAAGDVKLLHVSTWSG is encoded by the coding sequence GTGAGATATCCAGTGAGGCCGGAGGTAGGGGTAGGCGCGCTTGTGACGCTCAATGGCAGGGTTCTGCTTATCAAGAGATCGAATCCGCCGGGGAAGGGCAAGTGGAGCGTCCCGGGCGGTCATCTGGAGCTCGGTGAGAATATCTATCACGCTGCAGCGAGGGAGCTCGAGGAGGAGACCGGCGTCATAGGGGAGCCACTTGGTGTGGTTGGAATATCGGAGCTCATAGAGCGCGATGAGCACGAGGTGGTGCTCTATCATTATGTTTTGGTGGACGTCTTGATTGATCCGAGGACCTCGCCTGATAAAGCAAGTGCACGTAGCGATGCCTCGGACATCGTGTTCATCAGCTTGAATGATGCACTAGGAATGGATCTGACGAACTCCGCTAGGGGGCTGCTCGAGCGCTTGGCCGCTGGTGACGTCAAGCTGCTTCACGTGTCCACCTGGTCGGGCTAG
- a CDS encoding molybdopterin-binding protein, protein MLEDALRILLASTRPGGWEYVGVDEDLVGRVLAEGLTPSADIPRMHTCAKDGYLVRADDTWPGEALISSECGPGEIVKSLEPREAVVAYSGCLVEDDLAALVPVEEVVVSRGRVAITRRPRALENIIPRGSGARAGDAVLPRGHMVTPLDVELIEMLGRRFVRVYRRPRVAMISVGSEISLEAPGRTTRYVTVKHIVRALGGEAVNMGTVEDSPSAIASVITDSMASADIVVTLGGTGPSAHDVTYLAAESLGPSEIFRGIDVAEAARSCGAVVRGKPLLMLPGPRAPALNGATILLAPVIMASAGSTEGPYRIVHAKLSRRIHMPRRGIVWVRLREDAADPVHPDYYGISPSTADGYLIEGPGDLVGDVKVHVPRFL, encoded by the coding sequence ATGCTCGAGGATGCGCTCAGGATTTTGCTGGCCTCCACAAGGCCGGGTGGATGGGAATACGTGGGGGTGGACGAGGACCTGGTGGGCAGAGTCCTCGCGGAGGGCTTGACGCCCAGTGCCGACATACCGCGCATGCATACGTGCGCAAAGGACGGCTACCTCGTGAGGGCCGATGACACCTGGCCCGGGGAGGCACTGATATCGAGTGAGTGCGGTCCGGGGGAGATTGTTAAGTCGCTGGAACCCCGGGAGGCGGTCGTCGCGTACTCCGGGTGCCTCGTGGAGGACGACCTAGCAGCGCTCGTCCCGGTGGAGGAGGTGGTCGTCTCGCGGGGACGCGTCGCGATAACGAGGAGGCCGAGGGCGCTGGAGAACATCATACCGAGGGGTTCGGGCGCGAGGGCCGGCGATGCGGTGCTTCCGAGGGGGCACATGGTCACCCCGCTCGACGTGGAGCTCATAGAAATGCTTGGCAGGAGGTTCGTGCGCGTCTACCGGAGGCCGCGCGTCGCCATGATTTCCGTGGGCAGTGAGATCTCGCTCGAGGCGCCGGGCAGGACCACGCGCTACGTCACAGTGAAGCACATTGTGAGGGCGCTCGGCGGGGAAGCCGTGAACATGGGTACCGTTGAGGACTCGCCCAGCGCAATAGCATCCGTTATCACCGACTCCATGGCGTCCGCCGACATCGTGGTGACCTTGGGAGGCACCGGGCCCAGCGCTCATGATGTGACGTACCTGGCCGCGGAATCCCTCGGACCATCAGAGATCTTTCGTGGTATTGACGTAGCCGAGGCGGCCAGGAGCTGCGGCGCGGTCGTGCGCGGAAAGCCGCTGTTGATGCTCCCTGGACCACGGGCGCCCGCGCTCAACGGCGCAACGATACTGCTCGCGCCGGTCATAATGGCTTCCGCCGGCTCAACGGAGGGGCCCTACAGGATTGTGCACGCTAAGCTTTCGAGGCGCATTCATATGCCGAGGAGGGGGATCGTATGGGTTCGCCTTAGGGAGGACGCCGCGGACCCGGTGCATCCAGACTACTACGGGATATCGCCGTCCACCGCTGATGGATACTTGATCGAGGGCCCTGGAGATCTCGTGGGCGACGTCAAGGTCCATGTGCCGAGGTTCCTCTAG
- a CDS encoding AAA family ATPase has product MARVVVTGTSGSGRGEYISRAVAEMRSSGENVEVFDVGSMMFETADNLGVEIPEGRILNLAPSTLNYLRTTVFEKILREARDRENVVVSTHACFRWKRHLLQAFDFYYLNLLSPDLYVTIVDSIASMKERLDSSQHWRGRLGLKDLIVWRDEETFLTKSIADFQRKPFFMLPAKQPPETLHRLMQNHSAPKAYLSYPMTHLGDMAQEFSERLKAFAAELRRRGLLVFDPGEVEDSDLAEGRTRLEGVTPEEIESVREDIYDQIVARDYQLIDQSDFVVVYYYVPVMSPGVLSEMTYAFSSAKEVYVVFKGPESPFFRYYSTKIFRDEDELFSFLEGRLSGR; this is encoded by the coding sequence GTGGCGAGGGTCGTAGTCACCGGAACTAGCGGCAGCGGTAGAGGCGAATATATCTCGCGTGCGGTCGCCGAGATGAGGTCATCCGGGGAGAACGTGGAGGTCTTCGACGTGGGCTCGATGATGTTCGAGACCGCGGATAACCTGGGGGTGGAGATACCAGAGGGACGTATACTTAACTTGGCGCCGTCGACGCTCAACTACCTGAGGACGACTGTCTTTGAGAAGATATTGAGGGAGGCACGGGATCGGGAGAACGTGGTGGTCAGCACGCACGCATGCTTCAGGTGGAAGAGACACCTCCTGCAGGCGTTCGACTTCTACTACCTGAACCTGCTCTCCCCGGACCTGTACGTCACAATAGTGGACTCGATAGCTAGCATGAAGGAGAGGCTCGATTCCTCACAGCACTGGAGAGGAAGACTGGGGCTCAAGGACCTAATAGTCTGGAGGGACGAGGAGACGTTCCTCACAAAGTCGATCGCGGATTTCCAGAGGAAGCCATTCTTCATGCTGCCGGCCAAGCAGCCGCCGGAGACGCTGCACCGCCTGATGCAGAACCACTCCGCCCCCAAGGCGTATCTGAGCTATCCCATGACGCACCTGGGTGACATGGCGCAGGAGTTCTCGGAGCGCCTGAAGGCATTCGCTGCGGAGCTGAGGAGAAGGGGACTCCTGGTGTTTGATCCTGGGGAAGTCGAGGATTCCGATCTAGCGGAGGGTAGGACTAGGCTTGAAGGCGTAACGCCCGAGGAGATCGAGTCCGTCAGGGAGGACATATACGATCAGATAGTGGCCAGGGATTATCAGCTGATAGATCAGAGCGACTTCGTTGTCGTCTATTATTACGTGCCGGTCATGTCGCCGGGCGTTCTCTCCGAGATGACGTACGCATTCTCCAGTGCCAAGGAGGTATATGTGGTCTTCAAGGGCCCCGAGAGCCCGTTCTTCCGCTACTACTCCACCAAGATATTCCGTGACGAGGATGAGCTGTTTTCGTTTCTCGAGGGGAGGCTTTCCGGAAGATGA
- a CDS encoding RNA-guided endonuclease InsQ/TnpB family protein, with the protein MKLWNELNYERRQQYFGARKQGLSERASLNYVDLEDTRKELVPKYTCVLGAAAWEVERKNYEAWSSFRGLLKAKSKGKLPPWTRNVSPPGYWKDEETGRRKLWILVRHEMYTVDPEAKVIYISRYNLRLRFAGEVRWYGKQERMEIWYDDARRAWYASIAVKVGAETTRNGTKPPHILQGERRSIEVARPKGDKVAGIDLGVNILASVVVGDGAWIIYKGARLKEDYFYFEGRIARLESEASRAKSAGDEKKYNRLRAEVRRLKRKWTARRLHLYRNLASHLIHGLWERGVSKVYIGYPYDIAQERGNKYSVNIWAYRELVGAMEAKAREYGISVYEVLERGTSSHCAYHEVEVRRGPRGVVTCPVGDHKLHSDLNGALNILRRGSGVLVEGNLRPLSFIVDHNGVAPTNSIASKKGGNAQNPGTYPT; encoded by the coding sequence ATGAAGCTGTGGAACGAGCTGAACTATGAGAGGAGACAGCAGTATTTCGGCGCCAGGAAGCAGGGGCTCTCGGAGCGGGCCAGCCTGAACTATGTGGATCTGGAGGACACGAGGAAGGAGCTGGTGCCGAAGTACACCTGCGTTCTGGGCGCGGCCGCCTGGGAGGTCGAGAGGAAGAACTACGAGGCCTGGAGCTCCTTCAGGGGGCTACTGAAGGCGAAGTCCAAGGGTAAGTTGCCGCCCTGGACACGGAACGTCTCGCCGCCAGGCTACTGGAAGGACGAGGAGACCGGTAGGCGCAAACTATGGATCCTGGTTCGCCACGAGATGTACACCGTTGATCCGGAGGCCAAGGTCATCTACATATCCCGCTACAACCTGAGGCTGAGGTTCGCCGGCGAGGTTCGCTGGTACGGGAAGCAGGAGAGGATGGAGATATGGTACGACGACGCAAGGCGCGCTTGGTACGCGTCCATAGCCGTGAAGGTCGGCGCCGAGACGACGCGTAATGGAACCAAGCCGCCGCATATCTTGCAAGGAGAGCGCAGGTCCATAGAGGTCGCCAGGCCGAAGGGCGACAAGGTCGCGGGCATAGATCTGGGTGTGAACATACTGGCGTCCGTCGTGGTGGGCGACGGGGCGTGGATCATCTACAAAGGTGCGAGGCTGAAGGAGGACTACTTCTATTTCGAGGGGAGGATAGCGAGGCTGGAGTCCGAGGCCTCCCGCGCCAAATCCGCGGGCGATGAGAAGAAGTACAACAGGCTCCGGGCGGAGGTGAGGCGGCTGAAGAGGAAGTGGACCGCTAGGCGCCTCCACCTGTACAGGAACCTGGCATCACATCTGATACATGGACTCTGGGAGCGCGGCGTCTCCAAGGTCTACATAGGCTATCCATACGATATAGCGCAGGAGAGGGGGAACAAGTACAGTGTGAACATATGGGCCTACAGGGAGCTTGTGGGCGCGATGGAGGCGAAGGCCCGGGAGTACGGGATCTCGGTCTACGAGGTCCTCGAGCGCGGCACGTCGAGCCACTGCGCGTACCATGAGGTCGAGGTCAGGCGCGGCCCTCGCGGCGTGGTGACTTGCCCGGTCGGCGACCACAAACTGCACTCGGACCTCAACGGCGCGCTCAACATACTGAGGCGCGGCTCCGGAGTGCTCGTCGAGGGAAATCTCAGGCCGCTCTCGTTCATCGTGGACCACAACGGGGTCGCGCCCACGAACAGCATAGCCTCCAAAAAGGGAGGTAACGCCCAAAACCCTGGCACATATCCAACTTAG